A window of Bacteroidota bacterium genomic DNA:
AAAAGGGATTCCGTATGCATCCCTATCAGGATGCGACGACGCTTGGGGATTTGGTGCGAACAGAACTGCTGGCGATTCTCGAGCGCGACTTCGCCGATTCCAAACCGCCGACGCCGCTAGAAGCAGAACGATTGAAGCATGAAGCATTTGCCTCCTCCAGACGGCACGCATATCTTCCGAACCCCGAGTATGTCGATCGACTCGACCGATTCGCGGCGAGCGATGAAGTGCCTCTTGTGATTTACGCGGAGTCAGGAGCTGGGAAGAGTTCGCTCGTTGCTCACTGGGCCGCGAGTTACCGCGAGCGGCAACCTTCGACTGCTGTGATCGAGCACTATATTGGTATTGGCGCCGGTGCCACAGATCATTATGGCGTGATGCGTCACATCATGGAGGAGATCAAAACCCGGTATGACCGTACCGAAGAGATTCCGGGAACACCGGAGGAGATCGAGCGGCAGTTCGCGAACTGGCTCGGATTCACGCTTCAAAATCCTGTCGTTATCATCATTGATGGCGTCAACCAGCTTTCCGGCGTGGCGGCGAAGCTCGAATGGGTGCCGAAATTCTGGCCGAACAATATTCGCTTCATCATCACGGCGGCAACGGAGGAAACCCTGAATGACTTAAAGCAGCGGAATTGGCAGGAGATGAGGGTTCGCCTTCTCGAAGCCGAGGAGCGCAAAGCCATCATTGTACAGTTTCTTAGAGAGTATGGCAAGGCGCTGGCAAGTCATGAAATCGACCGCATTGCCAACGATCCTAAATGTGCGCACCCATTATTTCTGCGTACCCTTCTGGAGGAGCTTCGGATTTTTGGAAGTCATTTCGAGCTCAGTGACCGCGTAACAAGATGCTTGAGTACTGCCGGCACAGATGAGCTTTTCCAAATCGTTCTCGAACGAATGGAAGGAGATTTCAGCCCGCAACAAGTCCGCGATGTCATGTCTCTTATTTGGGCTGCCCGCACGGGGCTCGCAGAAGGGGAGCTTGTCGATGTCACAGGCATTGGGCGACTCGACATCTCGATGATTACCATGTCGCTGGACTATCATTTGCTTCGGCGCGACGGACTGCTGACATTCTTCCATGACTTTCTCCGCCGAGCGGTTGAGGCCCGCTACCTCGACGCGGAAGAGACAAAGCGGCAGCGCCACCTTGCACTTGCCGATTACTTCGAGAAGATCGTTATGGACTTGGCTGAGAAGGAACTTGCGGAGTCTGTCCAGACCGCAGCATGATTACGTTTCGGGTTGCTCGTGAACTGACATATCAACTCGAAATGGCGAGCGAGCACGATCGGCTGGCGCAAGTGCTGGCGAGCGTTCCCGTATTCCTATGGCTATCAGGCGTCTCAGATCGCACGGATGTCTTCCGGCAGTGGCAATATCTCACGGTATCTGGGATCAACCCGGAGCCGCTATATCGTGCCTCATTGGCAAAGGCCCGTAATATTAATTCGAGCCTGTTGCCGGACGCGCTTTACCAACTCTACTGGATGTTTCAGGTTCGTGGGGCGTGGGATCTATCTTACGATCTGCTGACGGAACTCCGCCTGTGGGCTTGCAATAACGGCAGCCCAACATGGGAAATCCGCGCGACGCTTGGCTTGGGCGTCATTCGCTGGAGACGTGCGGAATATGATGATGCCATGAAGCACCTGGAGCGATCGCTCGAATTAAGTGAAAAGAACCACGATTTGGTGAGCGTATCATTCGCATTGGGGAACATGGGAAACGTCTATCGTGACCAAGGCCAGTATGCTGATGCAACCAAGTGTTTTGAGCGGCACTATACAATCGCCAATTCGCTCAACGACAAGCTTGGAATGTCACGAGCGATCACAAATCTCGGAATCGTTCGCAGAGAACAAGAACAGTTGGAAGAGGCACGGGCATGCTTTGAGGAGGCGCTTCAACTCGCTCAGTCTTTTGGGGATCGTTCAATCCAGCTCTATGCCCTCGGGAATATGGGAGCGCTCTTTGTCGACATGGGGCGACTCGACGAAGCAACAACCTATCTGTCAGAGCACCTTGCACTCGCGGAGCGCCTGGGAGACAGAAGAGGAATGGCCGCGACGATGACCAACTTTGGCAATATCCAGGCCGTGCTCGGACGATACGAAGCTGCTTTGCACTCGTTCGAGAAGCAACTAGCGGTTTCGGAGTCACTCGGCGAGAAAAAGGGGGTAGGTGAGGCCTCATTTGCGGTCGCAAAAATGCATCTGAAGCAAGGTACTTACGAATCAGCCTTACAATATACCCGACGCTCGCTTGATACATTTCGTGCGATTGGCGTTTTGACCGGCGTTGGTGTCACGCTCGCGCAGCAGGCGCAGATCCTTCTGGAAACCGTAAGCGCTTCAACGGCCGAGCAACCTGCGATGCGCCCGTTCTACCTCGATGGCGTCATCGAGGAATCGACCGGATCGACGTGGCAGCAGAGCACACTTCAGGCGGCGCGCTCCCTGGCGGAGGAAAGCGTCTCTATAAGTCAGCAGGTTGCCAAACAGGATGCACTGTTCCTTGCTTCAATCCTTCTGGCCCGCATCGACGCCGCCGAAGGAAACCTTCCAACGGCCCTGAAAACACTTGAAATCATGCTCTCCAAAACGACCGATGGAGAGCAGATTGCCGATCTGCATTATTGGCTCTGGAAGATGGGGAGCGAAAGACCAGTTCGCTCCACACATCATGATGATGCGCTTGCTCGGTACGAATCACTCTACTTGCGGATCCCGAAATTCGAATTCTTGAGGCGCATCGCAGATCTGCGCGGCCAGCGGATTCCGATGTCGGCGGATGATCTGGAAGCGTGACCCTCAGCACTTTTTGGTAGGTGGGCCAGTTGTTCCACGAAGGCTATTATTATGTTGCTGACCCCATGCAAACCAACGGTCGAACCAACAACTCAAACGGTCAAACGGACATGCATTGGTCTAATGCTCCCGAGCTACGTGGTACTGGAGCACCGCTCGCTAACTATAACTTCCCGAAAGACTTACGCCGATTAGGTGGCGACTTCACCGTGGAGGAGTGCCAGCAACGGCTGCTCCGCTTTTTTCTGTTCGAACGCAACATGCTTCGGGCACTGGCGGGCTGGATTATCGGCACGCCCGAGTTCGAAGTCAAGGTCGAGTATGGCCGTCATGTCTTCTGGCACGCGGAGGCTGGTATGAAGCTCCGCACCCGCCTGGCTGAACTTCGTATCGCCGAGGAGACGACCGACGCTTTCGATGCCGATGACATCGCCGAATTCTTCGCCGAACTCCTGCACGCCGAGACTCCTGCGCATTTCCTCGCCGCCATGTATGGCGTCCTGTTGCCCGCAATGAAGCTTGCGTATCAGGAGCACGCCGCCCACACCGATCAAGTTGCCGATGCCCCGACGCTCCGGTGCATCCGCCACATCCTTTTCGATTACGATGATATGATCGCTTGGGGGAGCGGGGCGATTGAAGCTTACGTGCAAGGTGGATACGACTTGTCCGCGCTCCACCAGTGGCAGTACCACACCGCGAAACTGCTCCGTTCGTTTGGTGGCGTGACTGCTATGGCCAGGAAAGGGCCGCGACCCGGCCAATTACGCTCCCTGGGCAAAGCACCCTTCGAACGATCTCTCATTGCCACTCGCGACCCACGCTTTACCACGTTCGATAATACCTACGAGTACCAGGAGGCTGATGAAGCGGCCACGCTGAAAGGGGGCATCGCTTACGAAACCGAGTTCGATAAGACAAGACTCAATCTTGTCCGCTCTCAGAGAGACGAGATCGACGCCATCGAAACATTCGGCAACGTCCTTTATGAGATTCGACCAACGGCCACCACCTCGGTTCCATTTGGATTCGATTACGACATCGCCCATATTATCTGGGACGAAACCCGGCACACCGAGCTTGGGCACAAAGCTCTGGAGGCACTCGGATACAATCCCTACGACTTGCTCAACCGGCTACTTGGCATTAAAGTACGTACCAAGATGCCGCCGCTCTATGCTTTGGCCGAGATTAATCTGTTTGGCGAGGCCAATATCGTTCAGGAGTGTCTGCGATATGCACGCGAAGCATACGAACGAGGCGACGACCTCACTGGGCGCATCTTCGATTTCGTCAATGCCGACGAGAGGACGCATTTAGCTAAGGGCGTATACTGGCTCCGGCACTTCTTTCAGACCGACTCCGTACAGGAGATCGAGCAAAAGACCAAGACCATCGCAATCGAGCGGCTCCTCGAACTCGGGATTATCAATCACGAGGTCGCCCTCACGATCTCGCACCGGGATTTGGCGAAGATCATTGGGGAATAGAACCTGGCGCGATAGGTCACAAATCAGTCCCACTGGAATCCCTTGCGCATGCAATTTGCTTGCGGATTGCGTATCTTTGTGGTTTCTATAACAATTCTCAATCCTATGAAACTTCGCATTCTTGCCGCGGGCGTTTTGCTCGCTTTCTTATCTCTGAATTCCACGGCATTCGCTCAGTCGGCGAGTGCTTCCGGCATGTTTAGCGTGCAGGGGCGGCTCACGAACTTGAGCGGTGCGGCCATCGCAGATGGCTCGCATCGCATTACAAGCAGTCTTTATGTCAAAGGGAATGCCACAGCCATTTACACTGAGACGGATACCGTCAATACCTTAGACGGTGTTTTCACAGTTCTTCTTGGCGCAAAAGGAACATTGACCCTCGATGCGACCACGAAGTATGAAGTGGGGATCGCACTCGATGGCGCAGCTGAACTGGCCCCACACATCGCACTAGCCTCCGCGCCACGCGCAATAACGGCGCTGGTCGCGGATACGACGCAAGTGGCAAATAGTCTCAGCGCGAGCGCTATTAGCGGACTCGCCGCTACGTTGGGCTCCAATGTTGTTACGAGTGTCAATGGCCAGCGTGGCGCCGTGACCATCTTGGGCGGCGGTAACCTTAATGTGAATTCCTCCAGTGATACCATTCAACTGAGTTTCGCCGGTTCGGGTGGTGGATTAATTCTGCCGTATGTCGATACCGCGGCATCGGCCATTGGCAGCCTTTTCTCGATTGACAATACTTCGACCGGCACGGCTGCAACGTTTACGAATACTGGGACCGGTAACGGCTTGCGCGTTCAGGCTAAAAGCGGCTCTGCCATCAGTGCACAATCGAATGGGACGGCGGCAACGATCGATGTGGCAAATACTGGTGGCTTGGCGATCAATGCACTTTCGACAACGGCGAGCGCATTTTCAGCCACAACCAACGCCGGTGAAATCGCCGCCCTCATGCTGAGAAACTCTGGGAGTGGCAGCGGACGCGTTTTGCTTGCAAGCAATTCCAATGGAGCGACGATCCTCGACGCGACGAATATCGGCACGACGATCGCCGCTTCGGATACTTCGCGAGCGTCCTTTGCCGTTTTGAAGCTCCAGAACCGCGCGGCGAATGGCAACAATCTCCTTGTTGGAATGGACTCATTGGGCAACGGTGTGTTCACCCTGTCATCGACTGGCGCCGCAAATCTGAAGTCCTCGGCGGCAACAGCATTAAATGTTAATGCAGCATCTGGAATTGCGGTAAATGCCACTGGTTATAACCCAAATGGACCTGCCCTGCAAATTATGAATACTGCGCTTCCATCAACGCCTGGCGCAATTATTCTTGCGGCAAGGGATTCCGGTGGCGCGACGGTCATGAAGGTTGCAGCAAACGGGACGACTTCGCTCTCTTCCTCGAGCAGCATGGCATTGAACGTAGCCGCCAAGAATGCCGCTGGAGCCGCCGCACAGATGCAAAATACTTCCTCGGCATCGGCCTCGGCATTAATCGCAAAGGATTCGACTGGAAATACTATCCTGAATGCGGCCGGTAACGGATCCACGTTGGCGAGTTACAGTGGTGCCGCTCATGTCGTGCTTAATGTCACTCCTCCTGGTGTCACAATCACGGCGACCGGAACGACCGGCGGAACGGCGCTCTACGATTCGACAAGTTCCGGCAATACCGCGGCAAGATTTGCTG
This region includes:
- a CDS encoding DUF4062 domain-containing protein, producing the protein MSQSSELRVFISSTFQDLQEEREHLVKKVFPEVRSRCRERGVTFTEVDLRWGVTEEDVTSGRVIRTCLEEIDRTRPYFIGITGDRYGFVPQAGDIKADPELLERFPWIEQALAEGASLTDLEFRYGALNRLVNESEHDQCIFYFRQRLWGRDAASVDRMKLISLERRVREKGFRMHPYQDATTLGDLVRTELLAILERDFADSKPPTPLEAERLKHEAFASSRRHAYLPNPEYVDRLDRFAASDEVPLVIYAESGAGKSSLVAHWAASYRERQPSTAVIEHYIGIGAGATDHYGVMRHIMEEIKTRYDRTEEIPGTPEEIERQFANWLGFTLQNPVVIIIDGVNQLSGVAAKLEWVPKFWPNNIRFIITAATEETLNDLKQRNWQEMRVRLLEAEERKAIIVQFLREYGKALASHEIDRIANDPKCAHPLFLRTLLEELRIFGSHFELSDRVTRCLSTAGTDELFQIVLERMEGDFSPQQVRDVMSLIWAARTGLAEGELVDVTGIGRLDISMITMSLDYHLLRRDGLLTFFHDFLRRAVEARYLDAEETKRQRHLALADYFEKIVMDLAEKELAESVQTAA
- a CDS encoding tetratricopeptide repeat protein, which translates into the protein MITFRVARELTYQLEMASEHDRLAQVLASVPVFLWLSGVSDRTDVFRQWQYLTVSGINPEPLYRASLAKARNINSSLLPDALYQLYWMFQVRGAWDLSYDLLTELRLWACNNGSPTWEIRATLGLGVIRWRRAEYDDAMKHLERSLELSEKNHDLVSVSFALGNMGNVYRDQGQYADATKCFERHYTIANSLNDKLGMSRAITNLGIVRREQEQLEEARACFEEALQLAQSFGDRSIQLYALGNMGALFVDMGRLDEATTYLSEHLALAERLGDRRGMAATMTNFGNIQAVLGRYEAALHSFEKQLAVSESLGEKKGVGEASFAVAKMHLKQGTYESALQYTRRSLDTFRAIGVLTGVGVTLAQQAQILLETVSASTAEQPAMRPFYLDGVIEESTGSTWQQSTLQAARSLAEESVSISQQVAKQDALFLASILLARIDAAEGNLPTALKTLEIMLSKTTDGEQIADLHYWLWKMGSERPVRSTHHDDALARYESLYLRIPKFEFLRRIADLRGQRIPMSADDLEA
- a CDS encoding DUF455 family protein, whose amino-acid sequence is MQTNGRTNNSNGQTDMHWSNAPELRGTGAPLANYNFPKDLRRLGGDFTVEECQQRLLRFFLFERNMLRALAGWIIGTPEFEVKVEYGRHVFWHAEAGMKLRTRLAELRIAEETTDAFDADDIAEFFAELLHAETPAHFLAAMYGVLLPAMKLAYQEHAAHTDQVADAPTLRCIRHILFDYDDMIAWGSGAIEAYVQGGYDLSALHQWQYHTAKLLRSFGGVTAMARKGPRPGQLRSLGKAPFERSLIATRDPRFTTFDNTYEYQEADEAATLKGGIAYETEFDKTRLNLVRSQRDEIDAIETFGNVLYEIRPTATTSVPFGFDYDIAHIIWDETRHTELGHKALEALGYNPYDLLNRLLGIKVRTKMPPLYALAEINLFGEANIVQECLRYAREAYERGDDLTGRIFDFVNADERTHLAKGVYWLRHFFQTDSVQEIEQKTKTIAIERLLELGIINHEVALTISHRDLAKIIGE